One Lacticaseibacillus rhamnosus genomic window carries:
- a CDS encoding IS30 family transposase, giving the protein MTHSQTNTHKHYQQLSFSDRATIQALQAAGDTATVIAQKLHRSKATISREITRGSVTQLDSKRHSHQVYLAETAQAMHDRKRDRTGHYAFLKTGRAFFKALARELTRKPRVHSVDSFVHFYRDQGKACPSTTTVYRYIDAGLLELDNMTLPKKLRRRIKGYKNAHKRKNKKIYGDSIELRPAAVNDRTGVGHWEGDLVKGIRLADEPALMTLTERYSRTEIIVKIPDYHAGTCLKALQDTIDDYGAKEFESITFDNGSEFAKLSEIVGTQIYFAHPYSPWERGTNENANGLLREFFPKGKSLRAVTLVEIQAVQSALNHRPRRILNYLRPCDYYRCMA; this is encoded by the coding sequence ATGACCCACTCTCAGACTAACACCCACAAGCATTACCAACAACTCAGTTTTAGCGACCGTGCTACAATTCAGGCCCTTCAGGCTGCTGGTGACACCGCGACCGTGATTGCACAGAAGCTTCATCGCAGTAAAGCGACAATCTCACGAGAAATCACGCGTGGATCTGTAACTCAGCTCGACTCGAAGCGTCACTCGCATCAAGTCTATCTTGCGGAAACTGCCCAAGCCATGCACGACCGTAAACGCGATAGAACCGGTCACTACGCCTTTCTTAAGACCGGCCGTGCGTTCTTCAAGGCTCTCGCCAGGGAGCTTACTCGTAAGCCGCGCGTACACAGCGTTGATAGCTTCGTACACTTCTATCGCGACCAGGGCAAGGCTTGCCCTTCAACGACAACTGTGTATCGCTACATCGACGCCGGGCTGCTTGAGCTAGACAACATGACACTTCCCAAGAAGCTCCGACGCCGCATCAAAGGCTATAAGAACGCCCACAAGCGCAAGAATAAGAAGATATACGGCGACTCAATCGAGTTGCGTCCTGCGGCCGTGAATGACCGCACAGGCGTGGGACATTGGGAAGGCGACTTGGTCAAAGGTATTCGCTTAGCTGATGAGCCAGCATTAATGACGCTCACAGAACGGTACAGCCGGACTGAGATCATCGTCAAGATTCCTGACTATCATGCGGGCACCTGCCTTAAAGCCTTGCAGGACACGATCGACGACTACGGGGCCAAGGAATTTGAGAGTATCACTTTTGACAATGGTTCCGAGTTTGCCAAGTTATCAGAGATTGTTGGAACCCAGATTTACTTCGCACATCCGTACTCGCCTTGGGAGCGTGGCACAAACGAGAACGCCAATGGACTGCTTAGGGAATTCTTCCCGAAAGGGAAGTCTCTCAGAGCAGTTACCCTGGTTGAAATTCAAGCAGTCCAATCCGCACTGAACCATCGTCCCAGACGTATTCTGAACTATCTTCGCCCATGCGATTACTACCGATGCATGGCGTAA
- a CDS encoding DegV family protein: MTEKIAILVDSGSDVPKSVLDTNPNIAVVPLNITMNGHNYLDAVDITPDEFYSALATAETLPKTSSPSPHAAKEALAGLFAAGYTQILGITISSALSVTHHVFQLAAEEFPDKQITILDTKSIGIGSGIQVAYATSLINAGESFQTLVAKVEASIVKSRIYFYVPTLKYLSAGGRIGRVAGLVGSVLHIKPVISCDPEGVYYPIFKARSEEKALQKLVDQIKQDCVNSDHYRIGVAHGQNPTLVKKLAAKIEEATGHPVDFIGEVSPSLGVHTGPGLIGATVQSY, encoded by the coding sequence ATGACCGAAAAAATTGCAATTCTCGTTGATTCAGGTTCGGATGTTCCTAAAAGTGTGCTGGATACGAACCCGAATATTGCGGTTGTCCCATTGAACATTACGATGAACGGGCATAACTATTTGGACGCGGTTGATATTACCCCGGATGAATTTTATTCCGCATTGGCAACGGCTGAAACCTTGCCGAAAACATCCAGTCCTTCACCGCATGCAGCCAAAGAAGCGCTGGCAGGGCTGTTTGCGGCGGGTTATACGCAGATTCTTGGGATTACAATTTCGAGTGCGCTGTCAGTCACGCACCATGTCTTTCAACTAGCGGCGGAGGAGTTTCCCGACAAGCAGATTACCATTTTGGATACGAAAAGCATCGGCATTGGCAGTGGCATTCAAGTTGCCTATGCGACCTCGCTAATCAATGCCGGCGAATCGTTTCAGACGCTGGTGGCAAAAGTTGAAGCGTCAATTGTTAAAAGTCGGATCTATTTTTACGTGCCAACGCTGAAATATTTGAGTGCGGGGGGACGAATTGGTCGGGTAGCCGGGTTAGTCGGCTCAGTCTTACATATTAAACCGGTTATTTCATGTGATCCGGAAGGCGTTTATTATCCAATCTTTAAAGCCCGCTCGGAGGAAAAGGCACTGCAAAAACTGGTCGATCAGATTAAGCAGGATTGCGTCAACAGTGACCATTATCGAATTGGAGTCGCGCATGGTCAGAATCCAACGCTGGTGAAGAAACTAGCCGCAAAAATAGAAGAAGCTACAGGACACCCGGTTGATTTTATCGGTGAAGTGTCACCATCGCTCGGCGTTCATACTGGACCGGGGTTGATTGGTGCTACTGTGCAATCGTATTAA
- a CDS encoding ATP-grasp domain-containing protein yields MDTSKLTLLFPGNPLRVSQPDPDYAEEYTVAKSMTNVRLINLDCLLDQNQLELNTSFPSETTVIYRGWMLRPETYSKMNSLILASGAKMLTDTHAYTGTHLLPRWAHHSNTLKSAWTTDLSDKDIIRVLNQFSGPVTIKDFVKSRKHEWYSAFYIPNAQNFSQALEVIHNFITRQGENLVGGLVIREFVPLLQTGTYLSNNPTFEEYRVFYWQRNPFVVIDYWGKNFESLNANDQQFIKKQGADIKSSFFTIDFARKINGDLTIMEIGDVNHFYRLWLNQK; encoded by the coding sequence ATGGACACTAGCAAACTAACATTGTTGTTTCCGGGAAATCCCTTAAGAGTCTCTCAACCCGACCCAGATTACGCCGAGGAATATACGGTTGCAAAATCCATGACTAATGTTCGGCTTATTAATCTTGATTGCTTATTAGATCAAAATCAGCTTGAGTTGAATACGTCTTTTCCTTCTGAAACAACAGTTATCTATCGTGGATGGATGTTACGGCCAGAGACATATTCTAAAATGAATAGTTTAATCTTAGCTTCTGGAGCAAAAATGCTTACTGATACCCACGCCTATACAGGGACCCATTTGCTTCCTAGATGGGCCCATCACTCTAACACACTCAAGTCAGCTTGGACAACCGATTTATCCGATAAAGATATCATACGAGTGCTTAACCAATTTTCCGGACCAGTCACAATAAAGGATTTTGTTAAGAGCAGAAAACACGAATGGTATAGTGCCTTTTACATTCCAAATGCTCAAAACTTTTCACAAGCTTTGGAAGTGATTCATAACTTCATTACTCGACAGGGCGAGAACCTTGTTGGTGGTCTTGTCATACGTGAGTTTGTTCCGCTACTTCAGACAGGCACCTACTTATCAAACAATCCGACATTTGAGGAATATCGCGTTTTCTATTGGCAAAGAAATCCATTTGTGGTTATTGATTATTGGGGGAAGAATTTTGAAAGCTTGAATGCAAACGATCAGCAATTCATTAAAAAACAAGGCGCTGATATTAAATCTTCTTTTTTCACAATCGACTTTGCCCGAAAGATCAATGGTGATTTAACAATTATGGAAATTGGCGATGTTAATCATTTTTATCGGTTATGGTTAAATCAAAAATAA
- a CDS encoding response regulator transcription factor, which translates to MITLYLAEDQSMLNSALSQLLNLEDDSTVIGSAQDGATAWQAIQSQPPDVAILDIEMPKMTGLDVADQIHTHALPTKVIILTTFAQKAYFQRAIAAQVNGYLLKDSPSDDLIAVIRKVMTGQTVYAPELVANMVTAESNPLTERELAVLGEVASGLSSKQIAASLFLSEGTVRNYLSAIFSKLGVHNRIEAIEMAKRNKWLA; encoded by the coding sequence ATGATCACGTTATACCTTGCCGAAGATCAAAGCATGTTAAACTCGGCACTGTCGCAGTTACTCAACTTGGAAGATGATTCAACCGTCATCGGCAGTGCACAAGACGGCGCCACCGCTTGGCAAGCCATTCAATCGCAGCCGCCTGATGTCGCGATCCTCGACATTGAAATGCCGAAAATGACCGGCCTGGATGTTGCTGATCAAATTCACACGCACGCTTTACCTACCAAAGTCATTATCCTGACCACCTTCGCGCAAAAAGCGTATTTTCAACGCGCTATTGCTGCTCAAGTGAACGGTTATCTTTTGAAAGACAGCCCAAGCGATGACCTAATCGCCGTTATCCGGAAAGTGATGACGGGGCAAACAGTTTACGCACCGGAATTAGTTGCGAACATGGTCACGGCTGAAAGCAACCCCCTGACAGAGCGCGAATTGGCCGTTCTCGGGGAAGTCGCCAGTGGTTTGTCTTCCAAACAAATCGCAGCCTCGCTTTTTCTATCTGAAGGCACCGTGCGTAACTACTTGTCGGCCATCTTTAGTAAGCTAGGGGTGCATAATCGGATTGAGGCAATTGAGATGGCGAAACGGAATAAGTGGTTGGCATGA
- a CDS encoding sensor histidine kinase, which produces MSEFIPTKSSIDWLWIGLGVLFLVVYILVNEIDRWLAVTIPLELFIAGLFSIFAFNNYMIIYPGWQISFILARYPRKYFRWFATAFYLIMFIGLWRYNHFHPGVISLDNANIGDLIFPLASPLISYAVARSVIRRRQLSQTNRRLQAVVRRGERERIARDLHDTLGQSFSMITLKTELAKKLLIKAPERVAQELDDIAKTSRDNLQLVRAIVNDLHQQSLSEMMLEQGKNLAEADVVLLTNGENEATEWPTTVQAQLSAVISEAITNVIRHAHAHQAIITFDQTPTAYLVEVQDDGHSKSYVRAGSNGISGMQQRMQAVNGTFSIVHNRQGTRVSLTLPKEA; this is translated from the coding sequence ATGAGCGAGTTCATCCCCACCAAGTCCAGTATTGACTGGCTGTGGATCGGCTTAGGGGTCCTTTTCCTGGTCGTTTATATTCTCGTTAATGAAATCGATCGGTGGCTGGCGGTGACGATTCCACTAGAACTCTTCATTGCCGGCTTGTTTTCGATCTTTGCCTTCAATAACTACATGATTATTTACCCCGGATGGCAGATTTCATTTATCTTGGCCCGGTACCCGCGAAAATATTTTCGCTGGTTTGCCACCGCTTTTTACCTGATTATGTTCATCGGACTCTGGCGTTATAATCACTTTCATCCTGGCGTCATCAGTCTCGACAATGCGAATATTGGCGACCTTATTTTTCCATTAGCCTCGCCGTTGATTTCATACGCGGTTGCGCGCTCAGTCATCCGTCGCCGCCAGTTAAGTCAAACCAATCGGCGGCTGCAGGCGGTTGTTCGCCGCGGTGAGCGTGAACGCATCGCACGTGACTTGCACGACACACTTGGCCAAAGCTTCTCAATGATCACGCTCAAAACCGAATTGGCAAAAAAGTTACTCATCAAGGCGCCGGAACGGGTGGCCCAAGAACTAGACGATATTGCTAAAACCAGCCGCGACAACCTACAATTGGTCCGCGCCATTGTCAACGACCTTCATCAGCAGTCCCTCAGCGAAATGATGTTGGAACAAGGTAAAAATCTTGCCGAAGCGGATGTGGTTTTACTGACAAACGGGGAAAATGAAGCCACTGAATGGCCGACAACCGTTCAAGCCCAATTGAGTGCCGTCATTTCCGAAGCAATTACCAATGTGATTCGTCATGCGCACGCTCACCAAGCCATCATTACCTTCGATCAAACCCCGACCGCTTATCTGGTTGAGGTTCAAGATGACGGTCATTCAAAAAGCTATGTTCGCGCTGGGTCAAATGGTATTAGCGGCATGCAACAACGCATGCAAGCGGTCAATGGCACTTTTTCCATTGTCCATAATCGCCAAGGCACACGGGTTTCACTTACTTTGCCAAAGGAGGCCTGA
- a CDS encoding ABC transporter permease yields MKTFFAQLAFDGKRLVVRNASFIFFSIIMPAGFYLLFTKIMVSGSAAEIKQFNLTYLGQMIVYSVLIEAFFSIASILRRDREKGLTTFLRLSPHGTLPYYTSITFWMLMMSLLSVVVLGGIAVGVNGVRLEITQWLGLIVVVLIGQLPLLMIGIALSHIHREEMLSLASNLLTFPMALVSGLWWPISMLPSWLQAIGKLMPTYFVNNLLNELTSRAKVDLTNLIGIAVWVLLAGLVVVAMTRNEQRRGVALGEA; encoded by the coding sequence ATGAAAACATTCTTTGCACAATTAGCTTTTGACGGCAAGCGATTAGTCGTCCGAAACGCCTCATTCATTTTCTTTTCAATCATCATGCCAGCTGGATTTTATTTACTTTTCACTAAGATCATGGTGAGTGGATCAGCTGCAGAAATCAAGCAATTCAATCTCACTTACCTGGGCCAGATGATCGTCTACAGTGTTTTAATTGAGGCTTTCTTCAGCATTGCTTCTATCTTAAGACGTGACCGTGAAAAAGGACTGACAACTTTTTTGCGGCTTTCTCCGCATGGCACTTTACCTTATTACACGTCCATCACTTTTTGGATGTTGATGATGAGTTTGCTGTCAGTTGTGGTGCTAGGCGGGATTGCAGTTGGGGTTAATGGCGTTCGGCTCGAAATCACCCAATGGTTGGGGCTGATAGTTGTGGTCTTAATTGGCCAGCTGCCTTTGCTCATGATCGGAATTGCGTTGTCGCATATCCATCGAGAAGAAATGCTCAGTCTTGCCAGTAACTTGCTGACTTTCCCGATGGCCCTTGTCAGTGGCTTATGGTGGCCCATCAGCATGTTGCCAAGTTGGCTTCAAGCGATTGGCAAGCTGATGCCGACTTATTTCGTCAACAATCTCTTAAATGAACTGACGTCACGTGCTAAAGTAGACTTAACCAATTTGATTGGCATAGCTGTTTGGGTCTTACTTGCCGGCTTGGTCGTTGTGGCAATGACTCGAAACGAACAACGGAGAGGCGTGGCATTGGGTGAGGCATAG
- a CDS encoding ABC transporter ATP-binding protein, giving the protein MHTIIRTEHLKFSYGKKQVLNDINLTVNAGEIIGLIGVNGAGKTTLLNILLGLLKGEGAVSVFEQQPGSAISKARIGSMLQGDMVVPGITIADLLKLAAAESDHPLNTNKLLTDLRLEPFKTQRLGSLSGGQLRRVTFAVALINQPDLLFLDEPTVGMDANSRKAFWDNIEQLRQEGKTIVITSHYLEEIQQIADRLLILQKGRFTFDGSLQQLQKQHLGATITFETDLQLPIFNGLPAVDRVDHLKHKLVIHSTDGDQTLRALTPLLDRLHQVSVNRESLEDIFLQLTQQEAS; this is encoded by the coding sequence ATGCACACAATTATTCGAACTGAACATCTGAAATTCAGCTATGGTAAAAAACAAGTTTTAAATGATATTAACTTAACGGTAAACGCCGGTGAAATCATCGGTTTGATCGGCGTTAACGGCGCAGGTAAAACCACCCTGCTAAACATTTTACTAGGACTACTTAAAGGTGAAGGCGCGGTCAGCGTTTTTGAACAGCAGCCCGGATCGGCCATTAGCAAGGCACGGATCGGGTCGATGCTTCAAGGCGACATGGTTGTTCCCGGCATCACGATTGCAGATTTACTAAAGCTTGCTGCGGCTGAAAGCGATCATCCGCTTAACACTAATAAATTGCTCACGGACTTACGCTTAGAACCTTTTAAAACACAGCGACTCGGCAGTCTTTCCGGTGGGCAATTGCGTCGGGTGACATTTGCCGTTGCCTTAATCAACCAACCGGACTTACTCTTCCTCGATGAACCTACTGTCGGGATGGACGCAAACTCGCGTAAAGCATTTTGGGACAACATCGAGCAGTTGCGCCAAGAAGGTAAAACCATCGTGATTACCAGCCATTATCTTGAGGAAATCCAACAAATTGCGGACCGCTTGTTGATTCTGCAAAAAGGTCGCTTCACATTTGACGGCTCCCTCCAGCAACTGCAAAAACAGCATCTCGGAGCCACCATTACATTCGAAACTGACCTGCAACTGCCCATTTTCAACGGATTGCCTGCAGTTGATCGCGTTGATCATCTCAAGCATAAACTCGTCATTCACAGCACAGATGGTGACCAGACCTTGCGCGCATTGACACCGCTGCTTGACCGTCTACACCAAGTGAGTGTGAATCGTGAATCATTGGAAGATATTTTCCTACAGTTAACCCAACAGGAGGCCAGCTAA
- a CDS encoding DUF2399 domain-containing protein, whose translation MTHCFQSGQVNELTARLIGMAFTSANVFETDLPQPLTLNPWQLTPMLDFPLKNKQAVVIENNGVFALLHQEHPDWPLILQSGNDFNDVYVRLIQRLEERGMRYAYLGDIDSAGIRMADRFASLLKQTPAEAVAALQTPRDVRLWLAELGKRNSARTRALQVTSPVFQAEMVSVTMFGKFVEQEQLMPIYTQRIADWLKQED comes from the coding sequence ATGACGCATTGCTTTCAGTCTGGACAGGTCAATGAACTGACAGCGCGGTTGATCGGCATGGCGTTCACCTCTGCAAATGTTTTTGAAACCGACTTACCCCAACCATTGACGTTGAATCCTTGGCAACTCACACCGATGCTCGACTTTCCGTTGAAAAACAAACAGGCGGTGGTCATCGAAAATAACGGGGTGTTTGCGTTGCTTCATCAGGAACATCCAGACTGGCCGTTGATTTTACAGTCCGGCAATGATTTCAATGATGTGTATGTGCGACTCATTCAACGACTGGAAGAACGAGGGATGCGTTATGCATATTTAGGCGACATTGATAGTGCTGGTATCCGCATGGCCGACCGATTTGCCAGTCTTTTGAAGCAAACGCCAGCAGAAGCAGTGGCGGCCTTGCAAACGCCAAGGGATGTCCGACTTTGGCTGGCAGAATTAGGGAAACGCAACTCGGCCCGGACACGTGCGCTTCAAGTCACTTCGCCGGTTTTCCAAGCTGAAATGGTCTCGGTCACAATGTTTGGAAAATTTGTGGAACAGGAACAGCTCATGCCGATTTATACCCAGCGGATCGCGGATTGGTTGAAGCAGGAAGATTAG
- a CDS encoding GNAT family N-acetyltransferase: MYTIENYRPELLESWLRCRALAYMRSGFQDEITGEKETVTAENGISLVATVDSQVVGIAEAIFLNQEQAKPESYGLPAKMPLSTLDTMAVHPDFQHQGIAKALLAQLKRRLQSRGGALLIYTLDDEPANQLYRAVGAKLCYTAAIVHGHSSHNKVPQWVNFHVTDDHQMTLYDAQGAEIPYGQDMETYFVGKKVNIDLLKDVSKIVTEHVYVLDI; encoded by the coding sequence ATGTATACGATCGAAAATTATCGCCCCGAGCTACTAGAAAGTTGGTTGCGTTGTCGTGCCCTAGCATATATGCGCAGTGGGTTTCAGGATGAGATCACCGGTGAAAAAGAAACTGTGACGGCAGAAAATGGCATCTCACTAGTGGCAACGGTTGATAGCCAAGTTGTTGGGATCGCTGAAGCCATCTTTTTAAATCAAGAACAGGCCAAACCGGAATCTTATGGTTTGCCCGCAAAGATGCCATTGAGCACCCTTGACACCATGGCAGTTCATCCTGATTTTCAACATCAAGGAATTGCTAAGGCGTTGTTGGCTCAGCTGAAACGGCGGTTACAAAGTCGTGGCGGTGCGTTATTGATCTATACGCTGGATGACGAACCAGCGAATCAACTGTATCGAGCAGTTGGCGCCAAGTTGTGTTATACAGCGGCAATTGTCCATGGGCACAGTTCTCATAATAAAGTGCCGCAGTGGGTGAATTTTCACGTGACAGATGATCATCAAATGACGCTTTATGATGCTCAAGGTGCTGAGATTCCGTACGGGCAGGATATGGAGACGTACTTTGTTGGTAAAAAGGTAAATATTGACCTGCTTAAAGATGTCAGTAAGATTGTCACGGAACATGTTTATGTGTTAGATATCTGA
- a CDS encoding Tex family protein — protein MIEDQTIQIVQQDLTGMTSRQISTVLNLMNEGNTVPFIARYRKEMTGSLDEVQIQAIEEAYKRVTALQDRKAAVIKSIAEQGALTPELEQQIHASTKLQDVEDIYLPYKQKRQTKATIAKARGLEPFAQWILSFPVGDLTSEAAKFVNPDKEVATEQDVLDGAHEILAEKFSEMAPIRNWVRNFTMRTGTIKTTVKTKGKELDEKGVYQQFYDFEETVKKMSSTRTLAINRGEKEKILTVKVQVDPASVMQYCHFKLIDNRPSTEATAFIEAAYQDAYKRFIGPAIEREVRNTLTESAEEQSIKVFGQNLYNLLMQAPIKGKVVLGFDPAYRTGCKLAVVDENGKFLDKAVIYPHKPAPEKKRQAAASELIALLEKYHVTMIAIGNGTASRESEQFVAETLKQIKRDIYYVIVNEAGASVYSASQEARDEFPDLHVEQRSAISIARRLQDPLAELVKIDPESIGVGQYQHDLPAKALASEVDAVVERAVNQVGVNLNTASYQLLTHISGLSKTIATNIVKYRDENGRYNSRAELKKVPRLGPKSFEQSVGFLRIIGGKQPLDNTDIHPESYPVAKKILAAAGLSTADLGDHEAVAKVASVDGAPFVNDGVGVETVNDIISSLQNPGRDLRDNMAAPLLRQDVLTMEDLKPGMKLEGTVRNVVDFGAFVDIGVKHDGLVHVSKMTRKFVRDPKTVVAVGDIVTVWIESVDLNRERIQLTMIAPTVG, from the coding sequence TTGATTGAAGACCAAACCATTCAAATCGTACAACAAGACTTGACGGGAATGACGAGTCGGCAAATCAGTACGGTTTTGAATTTGATGAATGAGGGCAATACGGTTCCGTTTATTGCGCGGTATCGTAAAGAAATGACCGGGAGTCTGGATGAAGTTCAGATTCAGGCGATTGAGGAAGCCTATAAACGGGTGACGGCGCTGCAGGATCGTAAAGCTGCGGTGATCAAGAGTATTGCCGAACAAGGGGCGCTGACACCTGAGCTGGAGCAGCAAATCCATGCTAGTACCAAGTTGCAGGATGTTGAGGATATTTATTTACCTTATAAGCAAAAGCGTCAGACCAAGGCAACCATTGCTAAAGCGCGCGGACTTGAACCTTTTGCGCAGTGGATTCTTTCTTTCCCAGTAGGCGATTTGACGTCTGAAGCGGCTAAATTTGTGAATCCGGACAAAGAGGTTGCGACTGAGCAGGACGTATTGGACGGTGCCCATGAAATTCTTGCGGAGAAGTTTAGCGAAATGGCGCCGATCCGCAATTGGGTGCGCAATTTCACCATGCGTACTGGTACGATTAAAACGACCGTCAAAACCAAAGGCAAGGAACTGGACGAAAAAGGCGTTTATCAGCAATTTTACGACTTTGAAGAGACCGTCAAGAAAATGTCATCGACTCGGACGCTGGCCATTAATCGCGGCGAAAAAGAGAAGATTTTGACAGTTAAGGTTCAAGTTGATCCTGCTTCGGTGATGCAATATTGCCATTTTAAATTGATTGATAATCGCCCGAGTACCGAAGCAACAGCGTTTATTGAAGCGGCGTATCAGGATGCCTACAAACGCTTCATTGGCCCGGCGATTGAACGGGAAGTGCGCAATACTTTAACCGAAAGTGCTGAGGAGCAGTCGATTAAGGTCTTTGGTCAGAATCTGTACAACTTGCTGATGCAGGCACCGATTAAAGGCAAGGTGGTTCTCGGATTTGATCCAGCTTATCGCACCGGCTGCAAACTAGCCGTGGTGGACGAAAATGGTAAGTTTTTGGACAAAGCTGTCATTTATCCGCACAAACCGGCGCCAGAGAAGAAGCGTCAGGCCGCGGCTTCGGAACTGATCGCGCTACTCGAAAAGTATCATGTGACGATGATTGCGATCGGCAACGGCACAGCAAGTCGGGAATCGGAACAATTTGTGGCGGAAACGCTTAAGCAGATCAAGCGGGATATTTATTATGTCATCGTCAACGAAGCCGGCGCATCGGTATATTCAGCCAGTCAAGAGGCGCGGGATGAGTTTCCGGACCTGCATGTCGAACAGCGCAGCGCAATCAGCATTGCTCGCCGCCTGCAGGATCCACTGGCGGAATTAGTGAAGATTGATCCGGAATCGATTGGTGTGGGGCAGTATCAGCACGATTTACCCGCCAAGGCGCTGGCAAGTGAAGTCGATGCAGTCGTGGAACGCGCGGTCAATCAGGTTGGCGTTAACCTGAACACAGCTAGTTACCAACTGTTAACCCACATTTCCGGGTTGTCGAAAACGATTGCGACTAATATTGTGAAATACCGCGATGAAAATGGCCGCTATAACAGCCGTGCCGAATTGAAAAAAGTACCACGGCTGGGACCGAAATCATTTGAACAGTCAGTTGGTTTTCTGCGAATCATCGGCGGTAAGCAGCCACTTGATAACACCGATATTCACCCGGAAAGTTACCCCGTTGCCAAAAAGATTCTGGCTGCGGCGGGGTTATCCACGGCTGATTTAGGTGATCATGAGGCGGTTGCCAAGGTTGCTAGTGTTGATGGTGCGCCATTTGTCAATGATGGCGTTGGCGTTGAGACAGTGAATGACATCATTAGCAGTCTGCAAAATCCCGGTCGCGATCTTCGTGACAACATGGCAGCACCGCTTCTTCGGCAAGATGTCCTTACCATGGAAGACCTGAAGCCGGGCATGAAGCTGGAAGGAACTGTCCGCAATGTCGTGGATTTCGGCGCGTTTGTGGACATTGGCGTTAAGCACGATGGTTTAGTCCATGTCTCTAAAATGACCCGCAAGTTTGTCCGCGATCCTAAAACGGTTGTGGCAGTCGGTGATATTGTGACGGTCTGGATTGAATCGGTGGATCTCAATCGCGAGCGGATACAGCTGACGATGATCGCGCCGACTGTTGGTTAA
- a CDS encoding gamma-glutamyl-gamma-aminobutyrate hydrolase family protein, translating into MRPIIALTGDSMVAPSPVINLNYADMAPNMIKNAIVKVGGAPLILPYPEDDAAAASLAAQYVDVFDGLVLPGGPDVDPTFYHEEPIQAMGRATYQKDRFEIALIKATLKANKPIFAICRGIQILNVALGGNLYQDLPSQNPQATIRHAQAAPGQWPTHHVAITPGSHLAALLGTSSYVNSRHHQAVKDVAASLKVTAKAPDGVVEAVESKESNLILGVQWHPENMWQQFPEQLPLFADIVKRAGGDGNE; encoded by the coding sequence ATGCGACCAATCATCGCACTTACCGGAGATTCAATGGTCGCGCCTTCGCCTGTCATTAATCTGAACTATGCAGACATGGCGCCAAACATGATCAAAAATGCAATTGTAAAAGTTGGCGGGGCACCGTTAATTTTGCCGTATCCTGAAGATGACGCTGCAGCAGCGTCGTTGGCAGCACAATATGTTGATGTTTTTGACGGTTTGGTTTTGCCAGGCGGACCGGATGTTGATCCGACATTTTATCACGAAGAACCCATTCAAGCGATGGGGCGGGCTACTTATCAAAAGGATCGGTTCGAAATTGCCTTAATTAAAGCAACTTTGAAGGCGAATAAGCCGATTTTTGCGATTTGTCGGGGCATTCAGATTCTTAACGTGGCATTAGGTGGCAACCTTTATCAGGATTTGCCAAGCCAAAACCCGCAAGCCACCATTCGCCATGCCCAGGCTGCACCGGGACAGTGGCCGACCCATCACGTTGCGATTACGCCGGGCTCCCATTTAGCAGCATTGTTAGGGACGAGTAGTTATGTTAACTCCCGGCACCATCAGGCAGTTAAGGATGTTGCAGCGAGTCTTAAAGTCACTGCCAAAGCGCCGGATGGAGTCGTTGAAGCCGTTGAAAGCAAGGAGTCGAATCTGATTCTCGGCGTTCAGTGGCATCCGGAAAATATGTGGCAACAATTTCCGGAACAACTACCATTATTTGCCGATATTGTTAAACGTGCAGGAGGTGATGGCAATGAATAA